A part of Chthonomonadales bacterium genomic DNA contains:
- the pcrA gene encoding DNA helicase PcrA, producing the protein MPRRDAQTTHSEPAGAVAAPPAAGRPAEGLLAGLNEAQRAAVTHTEGPLLIFAGAGSGKTRVLTHRVAHLIAARGVHPRGILAVTFTNKAAQEMRERVAALVGPESKAIWVGTFHATCSRLLRESGDRLGLARDFAVYDDGDQLALVRDALLQLRLDDKRFAPRAMLNMISRAKEKMVPPEEWRDHYRGFVEDMCGQVYEIYQARLKQSNALDFDDLLMEAVRLLQEHPDVLARYQDRFRYLMVDEYQDVNYVQYMLLKLLAAEHRNLCVVGDDDQSIYAFRGADVALMLQFERDYADARVVKLEQNYRSTQTILTAAHGVVSRNQGRKDKKLWTQNEAGSPVRLVEAANEQEEAVFVVERIRDALRAGRRQLGEFAVLYRTNAQSRAFEDVFVNFAVPYRIVGGVRFYERREVKDVLAYLRVLQNPLDGVSLKRILNVPARGIGAGTLQVLEEQAAGMNVPLWDALCEAHRLEALAPRARRAVTAFAALILGLRELPGSASVTQLAQAVIERTGYLSALEQDRTPESQSRAENVRELLTVTTAFDATAEERSLAVFLEQVSLVSDLDTVDMASDAVTLMTLHSAKGLEFPTVFLVGMEDGVFPHIRSMNSQRELEEERRLCYVGITRAREELVLTHAYRRTLFGAVSNNAPSRFLREIPPEVFGPGRAEPPQPPSPRGNPRRDWTSWDRQSSLAARPPADAGAPLRAGQKVRHPRFGTGVVLSVRPESGDFQVSVAFPDVGVKKLMHSIARLDPV; encoded by the coding sequence ATGCCACGCCGCGATGCCCAGACCACTCACTCCGAACCCGCGGGGGCCGTCGCCGCGCCTCCCGCCGCCGGCCGGCCGGCCGAAGGGCTGCTCGCGGGGCTCAACGAGGCGCAACGCGCCGCCGTCACGCACACCGAGGGGCCACTACTCATCTTCGCGGGCGCTGGGTCCGGCAAGACGCGCGTCCTCACGCATCGGGTGGCGCACCTGATCGCCGCGCGCGGCGTCCATCCCCGCGGCATCCTCGCCGTCACGTTCACCAACAAGGCCGCCCAGGAGATGCGCGAGCGCGTCGCCGCGCTCGTCGGGCCGGAGAGCAAGGCCATCTGGGTCGGGACGTTTCACGCGACGTGCTCGCGACTTCTGCGCGAGAGCGGCGACCGCCTGGGCCTGGCGCGGGACTTCGCCGTCTACGACGACGGCGATCAGCTCGCCCTGGTGCGCGACGCGCTCCTGCAACTGCGCCTGGACGACAAACGGTTCGCTCCCCGCGCCATGCTCAACATGATCAGCCGCGCCAAGGAGAAGATGGTGCCGCCGGAGGAGTGGCGCGACCACTATCGTGGCTTCGTCGAGGACATGTGCGGCCAGGTCTACGAGATCTACCAGGCGCGCCTCAAACAGAGCAACGCGCTTGACTTCGATGACTTGCTCATGGAGGCCGTGCGGCTCCTCCAGGAGCATCCGGATGTTCTTGCCCGCTACCAGGACCGCTTCCGCTACCTGATGGTGGACGAGTACCAGGACGTGAACTACGTTCAGTACATGCTCCTGAAGCTGCTGGCGGCCGAGCATCGGAACCTGTGCGTGGTCGGCGACGACGACCAGTCCATCTACGCCTTCCGCGGCGCCGACGTGGCGCTGATGCTCCAGTTCGAGCGGGACTACGCGGACGCGCGCGTGGTGAAGCTGGAGCAAAACTACCGCTCGACGCAAACCATCCTCACGGCCGCGCACGGCGTCGTCTCGCGAAACCAGGGCCGCAAGGACAAGAAGCTGTGGACACAGAACGAGGCCGGCTCGCCGGTGCGGCTCGTGGAGGCCGCCAACGAGCAGGAAGAGGCGGTCTTCGTGGTGGAGCGCATCCGCGATGCGCTGCGCGCAGGGCGGCGCCAACTCGGGGAGTTCGCGGTGCTCTACCGAACCAACGCGCAGTCACGGGCCTTCGAGGATGTGTTCGTCAACTTCGCCGTTCCCTATCGCATCGTCGGCGGGGTGCGGTTCTACGAGCGCCGGGAGGTCAAGGACGTCCTGGCCTATCTCCGCGTGCTGCAGAACCCGCTCGATGGCGTCAGCCTGAAGCGCATACTGAACGTTCCCGCCCGCGGCATCGGCGCCGGCACACTCCAGGTGCTCGAGGAGCAGGCCGCCGGCATGAACGTGCCGCTGTGGGATGCGCTCTGCGAGGCGCATCGGCTCGAAGCGTTGGCGCCGCGCGCGCGCCGCGCGGTGACGGCCTTCGCCGCGCTGATCCTAGGTCTCCGCGAGTTGCCCGGTTCTGCCAGCGTCACTCAACTTGCCCAGGCCGTCATCGAGCGCACCGGGTACCTGAGCGCCCTCGAGCAGGATCGGACTCCGGAGAGCCAGTCGCGAGCCGAGAACGTGCGCGAACTGCTCACCGTGACCACCGCGTTCGACGCCACGGCCGAAGAGCGTAGTCTCGCCGTGTTCCTGGAGCAGGTGTCGCTCGTCTCGGACCTGGACACCGTGGACATGGCGTCTGACGCGGTCACCCTGATGACGCTGCACTCGGCCAAGGGCCTCGAATTCCCCACGGTCTTTCTGGTCGGCATGGAGGATGGCGTCTTCCCGCACATCCGGTCGATGAACAGCCAGCGCGAGCTCGAGGAGGAGCGGCGGCTGTGCTACGTCGGCATCACGCGCGCGCGGGAGGAGTTGGTCCTGACCCATGCCTACCGCCGAACGCTCTTCGGCGCCGTATCGAACAACGCGCCATCGCGCTTCCTGCGCGAGATCCCGCCCGAGGTGTTCGGGCCGGGGCGTGCCGAGCCGCCGCAGCCGCCGTCGCCGAGGGGCAACCCGCGCCGCGACTGGACCTCCTGGGACCGGCAATCCAGCTTGGCCGCGCGGCCACCGGCCGACGCCGGAGCGCCGCTCCGCGCCGGGCAGAAGGTCCGCCACCCGCGATTTGGCACCGGCGTCGTGCTGAGCGTGCGCCCCGAGAGCGGCGACTTTCAGGTGTCCGTCGCGTTCCCCGACGTCGGCGTGAAGAAGCTCATGCACTCGATCGCGCGGCTCGATCCCGTCTGA
- the mnmE gene encoding tRNA uridine-5-carboxymethylaminomethyl(34) synthesis GTPase MnmE: MLGFGDTIAAVATPPGYGGVAIVRISGPGAFAIADRLFDGPAGPPSGFATHTIHHGLARDPATRAALDDVLLLAFRAPRSYTGEDVVELSCHGGPLTVAAILGAAERAGARPAEPGEFTCRAFVNGRMDLAQAEAVCDLIRSRTEAARRVALRQRDGELSHAVAGAADELTALLAAIEASIDFGDEVGDVDRAAALDLVRGVRSRVDALLATAARGRALRDGARLAIVGRPNVGKSSLMNALLRADRVIVTPVAGTTRDAVEESAAVGGVPVTVVDTAGLRDSADAVERMGVERARAAAAAADVLLFVVDAVEGWTADDDAAARSLPPVRTVWIANKCDLVGEGSAELLANRLDMATGGAPVARVSALTGAGIEALEDAIGLVLLGGAGAGEAPVVVASERHARALSVARESLSHAVVTGESGLPIDLITVDVRGALEALGQITGATASNDVIARVFRDFCVGK; encoded by the coding sequence ATGCTCGGATTCGGCGACACCATTGCGGCCGTGGCGACACCGCCGGGCTACGGCGGCGTGGCCATCGTGCGAATCTCCGGCCCGGGCGCCTTCGCCATCGCGGACCGGCTGTTCGACGGCCCGGCCGGCCCACCCTCCGGGTTCGCGACGCACACGATCCACCACGGTCTCGCTCGGGACCCGGCCACGCGCGCGGCGCTGGACGACGTACTGCTCCTGGCCTTCCGCGCGCCGCGCTCCTACACCGGCGAAGACGTCGTGGAGCTCTCTTGCCACGGCGGGCCGCTCACGGTCGCCGCGATCCTCGGCGCAGCGGAGCGGGCCGGCGCGCGGCCCGCGGAGCCCGGCGAGTTCACGTGTCGAGCGTTCGTCAACGGCCGCATGGACCTGGCGCAGGCCGAGGCCGTATGCGACCTGATCCGATCACGGACGGAGGCCGCGCGGCGCGTCGCGCTCCGGCAGCGCGATGGCGAGCTCTCGCACGCCGTGGCCGGCGCCGCAGACGAACTGACCGCCCTTCTCGCGGCGATCGAGGCGAGCATCGACTTTGGCGACGAGGTCGGAGATGTCGACCGGGCGGCGGCCCTGGATCTCGTACGTGGTGTCCGGTCACGGGTCGACGCGCTGCTTGCCACCGCCGCGCGCGGTCGCGCCCTGCGCGATGGCGCCCGGTTGGCGATCGTCGGCCGGCCGAACGTCGGCAAGTCGAGCCTGATGAACGCGCTGCTCCGCGCGGATCGCGTGATCGTGACGCCCGTGGCCGGCACGACACGCGACGCGGTCGAGGAGAGCGCTGCGGTCGGCGGCGTCCCAGTGACGGTGGTCGACACGGCCGGCCTGCGTGATTCGGCGGACGCCGTGGAGCGGATGGGCGTTGAGCGCGCGCGCGCGGCCGCCGCGGCGGCCGACGTGCTTCTGTTCGTCGTGGACGCCGTGGAGGGGTGGACGGCCGACGACGACGCCGCGGCGCGCTCCCTGCCGCCGGTGAGGACGGTGTGGATCGCCAACAAGTGCGACCTGGTGGGGGAGGGGAGCGCCGAGCTCCTGGCGAATCGACTGGACATGGCCACGGGCGGCGCGCCGGTTGCACGCGTATCGGCCCTCACCGGCGCCGGGATCGAGGCGCTGGAGGATGCCATCGGCCTGGTGCTCCTCGGCGGCGCTGGCGCCGGCGAGGCGCCGGTCGTTGTGGCGAGCGAGCGTCACGCGCGGGCGCTGAGCGTCGCGCGAGAGAGCCTTTCGCACGCAGTCGTGACAGGCGAGAGTGGCCTGCCAATCGACCTGATCACGGTCGACGTGCGCGGAGCCCTGGAGGCGCTCGGCCAGATTACCGGCGCGACCGCCTCGAACGACGTCATCGCCCGCGTCTTCCGCGACTTCTGCGTGGGGAAGTGA
- a CDS encoding polyprenol monophosphomannose synthase, translated as MHPDRALVIVPTYNERDNMPALLDSLLASPLCLDVLVVDDGSPDGTADLVDEHSGSSGRCVVMRRRGRRGLGRSYVDGYRWALAAGYPRVVQMDADLSHNPDYIPALLSASQEADVVLGSRYCRGGGVRDWPWRRVLLSRFANLYVGAVAGLPVRDATSGFRCYTRGALERIQIDRVASNGYAFQVEMTYRAQQAGLLLAECPIVFTDRRAGRSKISRAVLVESMVVPWRLRLGLSAAPARPSPERPAA; from the coding sequence ATGCACCCCGATCGCGCCCTTGTCATCGTACCCACCTACAACGAGCGCGACAACATGCCGGCCCTGCTCGATTCGCTGCTCGCGAGCCCTCTGTGCCTGGACGTGCTGGTCGTGGACGACGGATCGCCGGACGGTACCGCCGACCTGGTGGACGAGCACTCTGGCTCCTCCGGCCGATGCGTGGTGATGCGCCGCAGGGGGAGGCGGGGACTGGGGCGCAGCTACGTCGACGGCTACCGCTGGGCGCTCGCCGCCGGCTATCCTCGCGTCGTGCAGATGGACGCCGACCTCTCGCACAACCCCGACTACATACCGGCGCTGCTGTCGGCCTCCCAGGAGGCCGACGTCGTACTGGGCTCCCGCTACTGCCGCGGCGGAGGGGTTCGCGATTGGCCCTGGCGCCGCGTCTTGCTGAGTCGGTTCGCGAATCTGTACGTCGGCGCGGTCGCCGGCCTCCCTGTCCGAGACGCCACGAGCGGCTTTCGCTGCTATACGCGCGGCGCGCTGGAGAGGATCCAGATCGACCGGGTGGCGAGCAATGGGTACGCCTTTCAGGTTGAGATGACTTATCGCGCCCAGCAGGCCGGGCTGCTGCTCGCGGAGTGCCCGATCGTTTTCACGGACCGTCGAGCCGGGCGGTCGAAGATATCGCGCGCGGTGCTCGTGGAGTCGATGGTGGTTCCGTGGCGGCTGCGGCTGGGCCTCTCGGCGGCGCCGGCCCGGCCCTCTCCAGAGCGGCCGGCGGCGTGA
- a CDS encoding PD40 domain-containing protein, which produces MAAAAGPLGGAGPALSRAAGGVTGARGLGACLCACLAGLTGCRSQATQGSAALPPILLAAADQYADIAPRWSPDGLRIAFLRIRADRTCQPWVASRDLRHLRPLAPSSIVSPDRPQRTARGAPAPAAGLAWLPDGSGVAVPRAEWFALRDGERLPGISLWLAPLDNSPARPLAVHPEPYEDDLYYYRSPAFSRDGWRLAFVGEGLGGAAGLYVRTLAGHGPAMDRPRPDEYVDADLPTWSPHGGLLALRQGIQRAPTSDPVETVRVIEPGGWVARRVAVFTATVLRGAATPSGSRRAVVPRVTGIAWSADGKRLACTVEEREGGPAGVWIVGTDGGGRAPTRATPAGSARYAAPMWLASGVVLATRVWGAAVRAVLIDAATHTVRPLVMLPGEDLGWSPDGRAVVCSTGPRSGQGPAAPAALRVLATGYEGREAAQTPSGRTRLRPEPRLEPGPAVLGLDGRGRAGS; this is translated from the coding sequence GTGGCGGCTGCGGCTGGGCCTCTCGGCGGCGCCGGCCCGGCCCTCTCCAGAGCGGCCGGCGGCGTGACCGGCGCGCGCGGCCTTGGGGCCTGCCTGTGCGCGTGCCTGGCGGGCCTCACAGGCTGTCGAAGCCAGGCGACGCAGGGGAGCGCGGCCCTGCCGCCGATCCTCCTGGCTGCCGCTGACCAGTACGCTGACATCGCCCCACGGTGGTCGCCCGACGGTCTGCGCATCGCGTTCCTTCGGATCCGCGCGGATCGCACCTGCCAGCCCTGGGTCGCATCGCGCGATCTGCGCCACCTACGTCCCCTCGCGCCATCATCCATCGTCTCCCCTGACCGTCCGCAACGGACGGCGCGGGGCGCGCCGGCGCCGGCGGCGGGTCTCGCATGGCTGCCGGACGGCTCGGGGGTCGCCGTGCCGCGCGCGGAGTGGTTTGCGCTTCGCGATGGCGAGCGCCTGCCAGGGATCTCGCTCTGGCTGGCCCCGCTGGACAACTCCCCGGCGCGCCCGCTCGCCGTCCATCCGGAGCCTTACGAGGATGACCTCTACTACTACCGGTCACCGGCCTTCTCGCGAGATGGCTGGCGACTGGCCTTCGTCGGCGAGGGGCTCGGGGGGGCCGCCGGCCTCTACGTGCGCACGCTGGCGGGGCACGGCCCGGCGATGGATCGGCCGCGGCCCGACGAGTACGTGGACGCTGACCTGCCAACGTGGTCGCCCCACGGCGGGCTGCTTGCCTTGCGCCAGGGCATCCAGCGCGCTCCGACCAGCGACCCGGTCGAGACGGTCCGCGTGATCGAGCCCGGCGGGTGGGTGGCGCGGCGCGTGGCCGTCTTCACCGCCACGGTCCTGCGGGGGGCTGCCACGCCGAGCGGGTCGCGCCGGGCCGTCGTGCCGCGCGTAACGGGCATCGCGTGGTCGGCCGATGGGAAGCGGCTGGCCTGCACAGTGGAGGAGCGCGAGGGCGGGCCCGCCGGCGTGTGGATCGTGGGGACTGACGGCGGCGGCCGCGCGCCCACGCGAGCGACGCCGGCCGGATCGGCCCGCTACGCGGCGCCCATGTGGCTTGCTTCGGGAGTGGTGCTGGCCACGCGGGTGTGGGGCGCGGCCGTGCGGGCCGTGCTGATCGACGCCGCGACGCATACCGTGCGCCCCCTCGTGATGCTGCCCGGGGAGGATCTTGGCTGGTCGCCCGACGGGCGCGCGGTCGTCTGCTCGACGGGGCCGCGCAGCGGGCAAGGACCCGCGGCGCCGGCGGCGCTGCGGGTCCTTGCGACGGGTTACGAGGGCCGGGAGGCGGCCCAGACGCCGTCAGGCCGGACCAGGCTCCGGCCTGAGCCGCGGCTCGAGCCGGGGCCGGCTGTGCTCGGGCTCGATGGCCGGGGCCGCGCCGGGAGTTGA
- the ftsH gene encoding ATP-dependent zinc metalloprotease FtsH, with the protein MVLLVVFALQRNNIAHLGESDRPLGYTEFVAQIEANNVRRGEFEKDVFRGEYNHTPPTARSETFVVNLPAAPDSLASLQQLLLDHKVPFRYKQPLLSDFMTGILVSIILPLAFIAFLWFIFIRQAQSGGNQALSFGRARAKRLGENVPKLTFDDVAGVQEAKQELQEIVEFLKNAKKFQALGAKIPKGVLLLGPPGCGKTMLSRAIAGEAGVPFFHISGSDFVEMFVGVGASRVRDLFDTAKSNRPSLIFIDEIDAVGRQRGAGVGGGHDEREQTLNQLLVEMDGFDPNSGVILIAATNRPDVLDPALLRPGRFDRRVVVDAPDARGRKEIFRVHLRGKPLDFDGSEAEREKAIEGLAQRTPGFTGADIANLVNEAALLAARRDKTRITLAEFEESIDRVIMGPERKSRVLTEDVRRRTAFHEAGHAIVGELLPKADPVNKVSILPRGMALGYTISLPTEDRYNRTKAEIEDTISMALAGRVAEMIVFGDMDTGAASDLDKATDMARAMVCEYGMSERLGPLRLGRRHGNPFLGRDIMEDRDYSEEVAQAIDEEVRSIMDRNYQRARQILTQHFERMEAIVERLMQKESMEREEFLAVLYAQPLPEEAPEDPLRPSTPGAAPAIEPEHSRPRLEPRLRPEPGPA; encoded by the coding sequence ATGGTGCTGCTGGTCGTCTTCGCGCTACAGCGCAACAACATCGCCCACCTTGGCGAGAGCGACCGCCCGCTCGGCTACACGGAGTTCGTGGCGCAGATTGAGGCCAACAACGTCCGGAGGGGCGAGTTCGAGAAGGACGTCTTCCGCGGCGAGTACAATCATACGCCGCCGACGGCCCGGAGCGAGACCTTCGTCGTCAACCTGCCGGCGGCGCCCGATTCCCTCGCGAGCCTCCAGCAGCTTCTGCTCGACCACAAGGTCCCCTTCCGTTACAAGCAGCCGCTGCTCTCGGACTTCATGACCGGGATTCTTGTCTCGATCATCCTTCCCCTGGCGTTCATCGCCTTCCTGTGGTTCATCTTCATCCGGCAGGCGCAGTCCGGCGGCAACCAGGCGCTCTCCTTTGGGCGCGCCCGGGCCAAGCGACTTGGCGAGAACGTCCCGAAGCTCACGTTCGACGACGTCGCCGGCGTGCAGGAGGCGAAGCAGGAGCTTCAGGAGATCGTCGAGTTCCTCAAGAACGCCAAGAAGTTCCAAGCCCTCGGCGCGAAGATCCCCAAGGGCGTGCTCCTGCTCGGGCCTCCAGGTTGCGGCAAGACGATGCTCTCGCGCGCAATCGCGGGCGAGGCGGGCGTTCCCTTCTTCCACATCTCCGGCTCCGACTTCGTGGAGATGTTCGTGGGCGTCGGCGCCAGCCGCGTGCGCGACCTGTTCGACACCGCCAAGAGCAATCGCCCTTCGCTGATCTTCATCGATGAGATCGACGCGGTCGGGCGCCAGCGTGGCGCCGGCGTGGGCGGCGGACACGATGAGCGCGAGCAGACGCTCAATCAGCTCCTCGTGGAGATGGACGGGTTCGACCCCAACTCGGGCGTCATCCTGATCGCCGCGACCAACCGGCCCGACGTCCTCGACCCGGCGCTCCTGCGCCCCGGCCGCTTCGACCGGCGCGTGGTGGTGGACGCGCCGGACGCGCGAGGCCGCAAGGAGATCTTCCGAGTCCACCTGCGCGGCAAACCGCTCGACTTCGACGGAAGCGAGGCCGAGCGCGAGAAGGCGATCGAGGGCCTTGCGCAGCGCACGCCGGGCTTCACGGGCGCCGACATCGCCAACCTGGTGAACGAAGCCGCCCTTCTGGCGGCCAGGCGCGACAAGACTCGCATCACGCTCGCCGAGTTCGAGGAGTCGATCGACCGCGTCATCATGGGCCCGGAGCGCAAGAGCCGCGTCCTCACCGAGGATGTCCGGCGCCGAACGGCCTTCCATGAGGCCGGCCACGCGATCGTTGGCGAGTTGCTGCCCAAGGCGGACCCGGTCAACAAGGTCAGCATCCTGCCGCGCGGCATGGCGCTGGGATATACCATCAGCCTGCCGACGGAGGACCGCTACAATCGGACAAAGGCGGAGATCGAGGACACGATCTCGATGGCTCTGGCCGGGCGCGTGGCCGAGATGATCGTTTTCGGCGACATGGACACCGGCGCCGCCAGCGACCTGGACAAGGCGACCGACATGGCGCGCGCGATGGTGTGCGAGTATGGCATGAGCGAGCGCCTCGGCCCGCTGCGCCTGGGCCGGCGGCACGGCAACCCGTTTCTGGGCCGCGACATCATGGAGGATCGCGACTACTCCGAGGAGGTGGCGCAGGCCATCGATGAGGAGGTCCGCTCCATCATGGATCGCAACTACCAGCGGGCCCGACAGATCCTGACGCAGCACTTCGAGCGGATGGAGGCCATCGTCGAGCGGCTCATGCAGAAGGAGTCGATGGAGCGAGAGGAGTTCCTGGCGGTCCTCTACGCGCAGCCGCTCCCCGAGGAGGCGCCCGAGGATCCGCTGCGCCCGTCAACTCCCGGCGCGGCCCCGGCCATCGAGCCCGAGCACAGCCGGCCCCGGCTCGAGCCGCGGCTCAGGCCGGAGCCTGGTCCGGCCTGA
- the tilS gene encoding tRNA lysidine(34) synthetase TilS, with protein MATVSDTVLASIRALAAGEPLLPRGARVLVAVSGGQDSCCLLHALVSMRDERGLDLHAAHLDHSFRGEESLADSAFVRGLADALGVPATIERRDVPAVARRLRLTAQEAARRARHAFLDEVAQRLGADRIALGHTRDDHVETVLLNLFRGTGLRGLRGLAPLAGSRVRPLRNLPREVTAAYCRAHGLAYRTDASNASPRYRRNRLRSELLPELATYYNPDVRGAIERLACIASADDDYLDAAAAKALEAAVVERSADRLSLRRAALSQMHPALRGRAMRLAVEAVRGSIVDVEHGAIAWAVEAATAGGPSDGVWSRTLRGANVRLRVAGPLVAVERMIAPANALRVERTVAVPGTTRVHELGVRVECQVAPSAEWGGPGAACEAALDLEALCPPLTVRNRRPGDRMRSLGAPGSRKIQDMLVDRGVPARDRDRLPLLVDRVGVVWVAGHAIAHRARVTPDTRTVLLVRTVSG; from the coding sequence ATGGCAACGGTCTCCGATACGGTGCTGGCCAGCATCCGCGCCCTCGCGGCGGGTGAGCCGCTTCTGCCCCGCGGTGCGCGCGTGTTGGTGGCGGTCTCGGGCGGGCAGGACTCCTGCTGTCTGCTACACGCCCTCGTGTCCATGCGCGACGAGCGCGGGCTCGATCTGCACGCGGCGCACCTCGATCACAGCTTCCGTGGCGAGGAGTCGCTGGCGGACTCGGCGTTCGTGCGCGGCCTGGCCGACGCGCTCGGCGTGCCCGCGACCATCGAGCGGCGCGACGTGCCGGCGGTGGCGCGGCGGCTGCGCCTGACGGCGCAGGAGGCCGCGCGGCGAGCTCGCCACGCCTTCCTGGACGAGGTGGCCCAACGCCTCGGCGCCGACCGCATCGCCCTCGGACACACGCGCGACGATCACGTCGAGACGGTGCTCCTGAACCTGTTTCGCGGCACCGGCCTGCGCGGCCTGCGCGGACTCGCTCCTCTCGCCGGCTCGCGGGTGCGCCCGCTTCGGAATCTGCCGCGCGAGGTGACGGCCGCATACTGCCGCGCCCACGGCCTGGCCTATCGGACCGACGCCTCGAACGCGTCGCCGCGCTACCGTCGCAACCGCCTGCGCTCGGAACTGCTCCCAGAACTGGCAACGTACTATAACCCGGACGTCCGGGGGGCGATCGAGCGGCTGGCGTGCATCGCCTCGGCGGACGACGACTACCTTGATGCGGCCGCCGCGAAGGCCCTCGAGGCCGCCGTGGTCGAGCGTAGCGCCGATCGGCTGTCGCTCCGCCGCGCGGCGCTGTCCCAAATGCACCCGGCGCTGCGCGGGCGCGCCATGCGCCTGGCCGTCGAAGCGGTGCGCGGCAGCATCGTCGACGTCGAGCACGGCGCCATCGCATGGGCCGTCGAGGCGGCTACTGCCGGTGGCCCGTCGGACGGCGTCTGGAGCCGCACGCTCCGGGGAGCGAACGTCAGGCTCCGCGTGGCCGGCCCGCTGGTGGCGGTCGAGCGCATGATCGCGCCTGCGAATGCGCTGCGTGTCGAGCGCACCGTCGCGGTGCCGGGCACCACGAGGGTGCATGAGTTGGGTGTGCGCGTTGAGTGCCAGGTGGCGCCAAGCGCGGAGTGGGGCGGGCCGGGGGCGGCCTGCGAGGCGGCGCTCGACCTGGAGGCGCTGTGCCCACCGCTGACGGTGCGCAACCGCCGACCAGGCGACCGGATGCGGTCACTCGGGGCGCCCGGATCGCGGAAGATCCAGGACATGCTGGTGGACCGCGGGGTTCCGGCGCGAGACCGGGACCGTTTGCCGCTTCTGGTCGACCGGGTCGGCGTGGTATGGGTCGCCGGCCACGCTATTGCGCACCGCGCGCGCGTGACTCCCGACACGCGCACCGTCCTGCTCGTGCGCACGGTGTCCGGCTGA
- a CDS encoding citrate synthase (catalyzes the formation of citrate from acetyl-CoA and oxaloacetate), translating to MTREAKTETQERTESAPARANGSRIQGGLEEVVAGQSNICYIDGKHGRLLYYGYDVAELAAQSSFEEVAYLLWYGRLPGKIEFDAFLDSFTGNMDLPIETVMILRMFPKHATPMEVVRTAVSSLGHWDPDSGNTRLDACLRKAIRLTEHLPQLVAAHHRLREGLEPIRATPGRSIAFNFLQMLHGDPPDPTRVTAFDVALILHADHELNASTFAARVVAATMSDMYSAITAAVGALKGPLHGGANQQAVRMFEEIGTPESAERWVKDALARKVRIPGFGHRVYRTEDPRATILRNYAETVSRGAGDTRLYDIASEVERVVRESTSVFPNVDLYSGIVYHAMGIPSELFTPIFAISRMVGWTAHVLEQWSNNRLIRPRAEYTGPIGLDYVPINRR from the coding sequence ATGACCAGGGAAGCGAAGACGGAGACGCAGGAGCGGACCGAGTCGGCGCCCGCCAGGGCGAACGGAAGCCGCATCCAGGGCGGGCTTGAGGAGGTCGTCGCCGGGCAGTCAAACATCTGCTACATCGACGGTAAGCACGGCCGGCTACTCTACTACGGCTACGACGTTGCCGAGCTCGCCGCGCAGTCCAGTTTCGAGGAAGTGGCCTACCTCCTCTGGTATGGCCGCCTGCCGGGCAAGATCGAGTTCGACGCGTTCCTCGATAGCTTCACCGGCAACATGGACCTCCCAATCGAGACCGTGATGATCTTGCGCATGTTCCCGAAACACGCGACGCCGATGGAGGTGGTCCGGACGGCCGTCTCCTCGCTCGGACACTGGGATCCGGACAGCGGCAACACACGGCTCGACGCATGCCTGCGCAAGGCGATCCGCCTGACGGAGCATCTGCCCCAACTCGTGGCCGCGCATCACCGGCTCCGCGAGGGCCTCGAGCCCATCCGCGCGACCCCAGGTCGCAGCATCGCGTTCAACTTCCTGCAGATGCTCCACGGCGACCCGCCAGACCCCACGCGGGTGACGGCCTTCGACGTTGCGCTGATCCTGCACGCCGACCACGAGCTCAACGCCTCGACGTTCGCGGCACGCGTCGTGGCCGCCACCATGTCGGACATGTACTCGGCGATCACCGCGGCGGTCGGCGCGCTCAAGGGCCCGCTCCACGGCGGCGCCAACCAGCAGGCGGTTCGCATGTTCGAGGAGATCGGCACCCCGGAGAGCGCCGAGCGATGGGTGAAGGATGCGCTGGCTCGCAAGGTGCGAATCCCCGGCTTCGGGCACCGGGTCTACCGCACGGAAGACCCCCGGGCCACCATTCTGCGCAACTACGCGGAGACGGTCTCGCGCGGCGCCGGCGACACGCGGCTCTACGACATCGCCAGCGAGGTGGAGCGCGTGGTGCGAGAGAGCACCAGCGTCTTCCCGAACGTCGACCTGTACTCGGGCATCGTCTACCACGCGATGGGCATCCCCAGCGAGTTGTTCACGCCGATCTTCGCGATCAGCCGGATGGTGGGGTGGACCGCTCACGTCCTGGAACAGTGGTCGAACAACCGCCTCATCCGACCTCGCGCCGAGTATACCGGCCCGATCGGCCTCGACTATGTGCCGATTAACCGGCGCTGA